The window TGGTGGGAATTCAGCAGCAGCCATTAACTGTAGCAGAAGAAGAATCCCATGCATGTTTCCAGCTATTACGTGATGATAAGTAATTTTTCTGTGTATTGATCGAATGAAGAAAGTATACAAAACTCATACGTGCCTTTTCATGGCGATGGTTTCGATCATTCACTGCCTTCTCCTGTCGCTGTATTGAATGCTGCAGGCGCTCCAACTCAAACGACGTCGGTGCACGAGAATCTGTGGCGTGGCAGAGAAGGATGGGGAAATGGGATGTGAGACGCGCATGCCTCTGCGAGTTCAtcacgatctctctctctctctctctctctctctctctctctctctctctgttattaTTGCTCATCTTCACCCATCTGTTGCTGCTTATCAGTTCATCATGAACTTCGAAACCACACTTAAATGATGTCTTTCTGTCACCACATCATTGCTGTCCTTCTTACGATCCACAGTCATCGACTGCTCCGGTGGCTGTGCACTGTAAGCATATTACTAGTGTATGGAGAATGTGCACTTTAGATCCAAACAGATATGACTTGCTTCTCGTGCAACCGAGGATCGTTGAGTATTCTTGTGTTCTTTCCTTATCCTGTGCATCTAAGGACTTGGTTTACTTCTTAGGATGCTGAATGCAGATTAAACTCTTGGTACCAAGAACAAGATATCATGTCCTACAAAAGACATCACAGCCGTATCTTTCATGTTTCCTTCTGATAGTTAGGTTGATAGAATCACCATCTTGTTTGATTACAGAAGAGCTACACCAACTGTGGTGACCGACATTGCAAATTACCAAATACCATTTCTTTCCAAAAGATTTGGGTCTACTTTGTCATAGTCAAAGTAAAAAAGATGAAACGCTTACCAAAACAGTCACGTTGAAAAGACAACAGGTAGTTTGGAGAGAGGAAGTGAGACCAAAACGATGAGAGAAGACTCGAAAGAGTTCACAGAGAGGGGAGAGAAGTGAGACCAGAACAATAACAAGGTTCTTCTGCTCCCCCGATTGCTGTGGAATACAAGGAAGTCAAGGCCACGATCTTCACACTGAGTCTTTCTTGTAGCTTGATTCAGGAGCTATCAGTTCTAATATGTACATGAAGGGAACACTCAAAAGTAGTCAATATGCTGAGGGATGTGGTATGGCTCATCCCTGACCTTCTTGCTTAGCATTTGAGCTGCTACCGGACCTCTGCTCCGACTCCGAGCTCTCCTTGAGTCTCCGGGGACCTCAGGTGGCCTCACTGACCTGATGAGAGCCCAATTCACACCCTTGAAGAACACATGCCTTTTGATCTGGGCAGAGCCCTTCACGCTCCCGATCCTCTTCTTGGGGTTCTTCACCAGGAGCTTGCTTATGAGATCTTGCGCTCTGAGCAACTCATCCAGCTCCTTGCCTGTTGCTGCCGCTACGGGAAACGAAAGCGGCGCCTTGATGATGTTTACGAGGGTCCTTTCGTTGTCCTCGCCTTTGAACGGCGTCCTGCCGTGGATCATCTCGTAGAGGAACACCCCGAGCGCCCACCAGTCGACGGCGCTTCCGTGGCCGGCGCCGGAGATCACCTCGGGCGCGAGGTACTCGTGCGTCCCGACGAACGACTTCGACCGCGCGGTGATGGGCTCGGCGACGAGCTCCGGGTCGAGCTCTTCCTGGTCATCCAAGTCATCTTCCTCGGGCGTCTTCGGCTTCCTGTCGTGCTTGTTGGCGCCACGGCCGTAGAAGCAGGCCAGCACCGGCTGCATGGGCGGCACGCAGGACGAGCGGGAGCCCTTCGCGTTCCTCGCCACGGGCTTGCCGCTGAGTCTTTGCGTCATGAGCTTGGGGACGACGTCGCACTTGAGGGAGAGGTCAAAGTCGGAGATCATTATGTGGCCGTCGTCCCTCACGAGCACGTTCTCCGGCTTCAGGTCTCTGTAGACCACGCCCATCATGTGGAGGTACTCCAACGCCAAGAGGATCTCGGCGGCGTAAAACCTGCGTAATAGCCATGCGTACATCTCGTCAGAACCTTGCAGTCAGACTACAACGATTGGAGATCGAGACAAAGGGGTTGGAGCGTTACTTGGCAGAGGAGATTGTGAAGCGGCGGCCGGGCTGGCGCTGGCGGACGACGTGCAGGTCGCCGCCGGGGCAGAACTCCATGAGGAGGCATGAGTAGTGAGCGGCGTCGAAGTCGGCGTACAGGGTGGGGAGGAAGGGGTGGTCAAGCGTGCGGAGGATCTCCTTCTCGGTCTCCGCACGCTGGAGCTTCTTGCGGAAAGCGAGCGCCTCCCGGTCGACCACCTTCATGGCGTAGAGGCAGCCCGGGAAGCGGGGGTCGCGGAGCCGGCAAAGATAGACGTTGCCGAGGTCGCCGCTCCCGAGGCGACGCACGAGGCGGAAGTGCTCAAGGCGGACGCTGCCGGAGGCGGCGCGGAGACGCTGGATGGCCTCCCACTCGGCCTGATTCGCCTTGTGGGGCTTCAACTGCTGCTGCTGGCCTCCGCCGCGGCAGGAGCGGGCGGAGATGGAGCTGGAAGTGCCGAAGCTGATGTCGCTAATCCAGCTCCGGCGGGATTCGAGGGCAGTGCTAAGGGAAGAGCAGCTGCTGTCGTGGTCGGAGTCGTCTCGGCCGGCGGTGACTGCCATGGGCTGGCGCGTTCGACTTTTGGCGTGCAGGAAGCGGGCTTCTAGCTCATCAAGGTCTCCCCTTACACACACACAATATCACAGAGTATATTTATAATAAGAACAGTTATCGCAGGAAGCATTCCGATTTTTAGAGTTAaacaatttatattaaaattttctaattataaaaataaaatatttaactctatttattataatatcatcaatttaaccaacaaaatatatcacacatataaaaataagaaataaaaatataattttaatatctcaattaCATATTCAGTGGCGACAGACAACGATACTATTAGAGGTCGTCGGTGACGGTTATGGATAAAGAGAGAGAGCGATGATGAGAAGTGAGAcaaaaggagagaagaaagatgACGACGAAGATATCAATGTATGTATCTACGTCGGCGACAACAGACGTTGCTGAACAATCGTGTCAGTGTCGATACAGATGTAGATATAAAGCGATATTACTCTGCATCTGCGTCAACACTAACAACAATATGGGGAAGAATGACATCGCTTTATATCTACATCAATATTACTATGCTCGACATTGACACAGATGTAGAGCAGTGAAAGGGCCACTCGACATATGCATCAGCACCAACAGAGATGCAAAGGTAGAGCATTGCTGACAATGATGTGAGAAATAACAATGCCCCTTTACATCTACATCAGTGTCGCTCTGCATTTAAGTTGACGCGAACAACAATGCGAGGAAGAGCAGTGCCCATCCTTCTTACCCCCTTCGCTGATCCCTCATCCTTCTTCCCCCTTTCGTCACTTAACAAGTGCAAGAGGGAAGAATGATAAGTGATACAATGGGGAAGAAGGATGATCGATGCTCAACATAATCACATCATCACTCATCCTTCTTCCCCCCTTGCGCATGCCAAGCGATAAAAGAGAGAAGAATGGGAAGAGGGGAAGGATGAGCATCATCCTTTCTCTCATCGTTATTGACATCAACGTAAGTGCATTGTTATTGACATCAACTTAAGTGCAAAGTGACACAGATACATATGCAAAGCATCGATATCTACATTGTCCActtccttcttcttccctctAGCTGTCACTCACTCTCCTCATCTTCCTTCCCTACACGAAGCCACAAAAATCCCCAACACTCTCATTGA of the Musa acuminata AAA Group cultivar baxijiao chromosome BXJ2-10, Cavendish_Baxijiao_AAA, whole genome shotgun sequence genome contains:
- the LOC135624260 gene encoding protein kinase PINOID 2-like; protein product: MAVTAGRDDSDHDSSCSSLSTALESRRSWISDISFGTSSSISARSCRGGGQQQQLKPHKANQAEWEAIQRLRAASGSVRLEHFRLVRRLGSGDLGNVYLCRLRDPRFPGCLYAMKVVDREALAFRKKLQRAETEKEILRTLDHPFLPTLYADFDAAHYSCLLMEFCPGGDLHVVRQRQPGRRFTISSAKFYAAEILLALEYLHMMGVVYRDLKPENVLVRDDGHIMISDFDLSLKCDVVPKLMTQRLSGKPVARNAKGSRSSCVPPMQPVLACFYGRGANKHDRKPKTPEEDDLDDQEELDPELVAEPITARSKSFVGTHEYLAPEVISGAGHGSAVDWWALGVFLYEMIHGRTPFKGEDNERTLVNIIKAPLSFPVAAATGKELDELLRAQDLISKLLVKNPKKRIGSVKGSAQIKRHVFFKGVNWALIRSVRPPEVPGDSRRARSRSRGPVAAQMLSKKVRDEPYHIPQHIDYF